One window of the Salvia miltiorrhiza cultivar Shanhuang (shh) chromosome 6, IMPLAD_Smil_shh, whole genome shotgun sequence genome contains the following:
- the LOC130990587 gene encoding uncharacterized protein LOC130990587, which yields MGLCATRQTLRHGNTWRLTPPTVKESYFQELKKEFTWSPEDEPEVRAMWEHKASKRYSDMMSDYKRKLRASIDAGREMDRPLWMSAEFWTGLQAYWDQEPIQAVSQRARANRMFEPDGPGTGISRHVGGS from the exons ATGGGGTTATGCGCCACCCGGCAGACTCTCCGACATGGAAACACTTGGAGGTTGACTCCGCCAACGGTGAAGGAGTCGTACTTTCAGGAATTAAAG aaagagtttactTGGTCGCCTGAGGACGAGCCTGAGGTAAGGGCGATGTGGGAGCACAAAGCCAGCAAGAGGTACAgtgacatgatgagcgactacaagagaAAGCTCAGGGCTAGTATCGACGCAGGGCGGGAAATGGATAGACCCCTCTGGATGTCTGCTGAATTCTGGACGGGACTCCAGGCATACTGGGACCAGGAGCCTATTCAGGCCGTTTCCCAGCGAGCACGTGCGAACCGGATGTTTGAGCCTGATGGACCTGGTACAGGGATCAGCAGGCACGTGGGAGGGTCTTAG
- the LOC130990256 gene encoding uncharacterized protein LOC130990256, producing the protein MHEQSLETDLSQGAHDYSTFLHLHMCSDGTFLSPRDERIDTEIRRIAVETGREDRLDEVYFEVVHPDRSQLYSTGSAGRSQVSRGFTHSTGASGMSQQLYETWISTLEERLQKAEEDRAAERAERQALHERMAMMEQYMRQTGKLPPSSTHDDDDDDDDDD; encoded by the exons aTGCATGAACAGAGCTTGGAGACTGATCTCTCCCAGGGTGCACATGATTATAGCACCTTCCTCCACCTCCACATGTGCTCAGATGGAACTTTTCTGTCACCGAGGGATGAGAGAATAgat acGGAGATTCGTCGCATTGCTGTTGAGACAGGACGAGAGGATCGACTCGATGAGGTATACTTCGAGGTCGTACACCCCGACAGGTCACAGCTCTACAGCACTGGAAGTGCCGGTCGGAGCCAGGTTAGTAGGGGATTTACTCACAGCACTGGCGCTTCTGGGATGTCTCAGCAGCTGTATGAGACatggatctccacgctggaggagcggcTGCAAAAGGCTGAGGAGGACAGGGCTGCAGAACGAGCGGAACGTCAAGCCCTCCATGAGCGGATGGCTATGATGGAGCAGTATATGAGGCAGACGGGCAAGCTACCTCCATCCTCTActcatgatgatgatgatgatgatgatgatgatgattag